A single Pseudomonas sp. HN11 DNA region contains:
- a CDS encoding helix-turn-helix domain-containing protein: MAHRHPTQAQIGRMIAKHRTERNLTQEEMAERMGIGSEAISRLERGVVELSVVKLMQLADIFECRMDELLTESSNRPNDQGQMIAGLLNGLKESDRAFVLATVQQLAAHLANK; this comes from the coding sequence TTGGCACATAGACATCCAACCCAAGCCCAAATCGGGCGCATGATCGCGAAACACCGGACCGAGCGTAATCTCACCCAGGAAGAGATGGCTGAACGCATGGGGATCGGCAGTGAAGCCATATCGCGCCTAGAGCGGGGTGTGGTGGAGCTTTCCGTCGTTAAGCTGATGCAGTTAGCGGATATTTTCGAATGCAGGATGGATGAACTGCTGACGGAGTCGAGCAATCGTCCCAATGACCAGGGCCAGATGATCGCGGGTCTGCTGAACGGTCTGAAAGAAAGTGACCGTGCCTTTGTGCTGGCTACCGTCCAGCAATTGGCTGCTCATCTTGCCAACAAATAA
- a CDS encoding STY4534 family ICE replication protein has protein sequence MAHAHQSQEAVPYFNLHTVGIGYLNRVREVQVRRGQPFMACDIAALHGASDAVEYTRFDCKVAGGEAERLIRLYMDAVKAEKKVLLSFRIGDLWIDPFLYEKGDKQGQPGASLKGRLLYIDWIKVNGTYEYKAPARQEATAPAEQAPNGEPPPTSADAEAEDTENPTESRTEPESPPTPRTARRVATRTVQSA, from the coding sequence ATGGCCCACGCCCACCAATCCCAAGAAGCAGTCCCTTACTTCAATCTGCACACCGTCGGTATCGGCTACCTCAACCGTGTTCGTGAAGTACAAGTTCGCCGCGGCCAGCCGTTCATGGCCTGCGATATCGCCGCCCTGCATGGTGCAAGCGATGCGGTCGAGTACACCCGCTTCGACTGCAAAGTCGCTGGAGGTGAAGCTGAACGCTTAATTCGTCTCTATATGGACGCCGTCAAAGCCGAGAAAAAGGTCTTGCTGTCGTTCCGTATCGGCGACCTGTGGATTGACCCATTTCTCTATGAGAAAGGCGATAAACAAGGCCAGCCGGGCGCCAGCCTGAAAGGTCGTCTGCTGTACATCGACTGGATCAAGGTCAACGGCACGTACGAATACAAAGCGCCAGCCAGGCAGGAGGCAACAGCACCTGCTGAGCAAGCGCCAAACGGTGAGCCGCCCCCAACGTCGGCTGATGCCGAAGCTGAGGATACCGAAAACCCAACAGAGTCCAGGACTGAACCTGAATCTCCACCCACTCCCCGCACGGCCCGCCGTGTCGCCACACGTACTGTTCAGTCCGCCTGA
- the radC gene encoding RadC family protein gives MSTQLTLIETSDVEADRIAQENRLIEEALHILDRRLFTRGPGLTSPDTVASYLKLHIAPQEHEVFGVIFLDARHRVLAFEILFHGSIDGASVYPRQVVKRSLAHNAAAAIVVHNHPSGCTEPSLADRALTERLKEALDLIEVRVLDHFIVGEGRPLSLAEHGWL, from the coding sequence ATGAGCACCCAACTCACGCTGATTGAAACCTCGGATGTCGAGGCTGATCGCATTGCCCAAGAAAACCGGCTGATCGAAGAAGCGCTGCATATTCTGGATCGTCGACTGTTCACCCGCGGCCCCGGCCTGACGTCACCCGACACCGTGGCCTCATACCTAAAACTGCATATTGCGCCACAAGAGCATGAAGTCTTCGGCGTGATTTTTCTCGACGCCCGCCATCGCGTTCTGGCATTCGAGATCCTCTTTCACGGGAGTATCGATGGCGCCAGTGTTTACCCCCGCCAAGTTGTCAAGCGCTCCCTGGCACATAACGCAGCAGCTGCCATTGTCGTTCATAACCACCCCTCCGGTTGCACGGAACCCAGCCTGGCGGATCGCGCCTTGACCGAACGGTTGAAAGAGGCCTTGGACTTGATCGAAGTGCGCGTATTGGATCACTTCATCGTAGGCGAAGGTCGTCCTCTCTCCCTCGCCGAGCATGGCTGGCTTTAA
- a CDS encoding DUF5983 family protein encodes MTPSPQLPALLETSNPFARGYDNLHTERLLQITYANDCPPCFRSVDDAQSHLPDDALEQFPCVFNDDFALISEGQPIPDELDERFQSTGLVRQVIYAVTGDTLNERHHVGDLYSLEEAQATIHRLSFETGHYSRAWEISTAHLTDEALRYLESRVGNAVFKPTGLLFEPFALPDCNGVGCKLIGTPWTDDNLVQIEGAPYSSLRQDQLDAGTPEALVNVLYLAALADVRLLIFAPDASVLDGLAIYDEIATRST; translated from the coding sequence ATGACCCCTTCACCCCAACTCCCAGCTCTGCTGGAAACCTCAAACCCATTTGCTCGCGGCTACGACAACTTGCATACCGAACGACTGCTACAGATCACCTACGCAAATGACTGCCCTCCCTGCTTTCGCTCCGTAGACGACGCACAATCCCATCTGCCCGACGATGCGTTAGAACAGTTTCCCTGCGTGTTCAATGATGACTTCGCTCTGATCAGCGAGGGTCAGCCCATTCCGGATGAATTGGATGAACGCTTCCAGTCAACCGGGCTGGTGCGGCAAGTGATCTATGCCGTGACGGGCGACACGCTCAACGAGCGACATCACGTCGGTGACCTGTACTCCCTGGAAGAAGCCCAAGCCACGATCCATCGTTTGAGCTTCGAAACGGGCCACTACAGTCGAGCCTGGGAGATCAGTACCGCACACCTCACTGACGAAGCACTGCGCTACTTGGAAAGCCGGGTTGGCAATGCCGTCTTCAAGCCAACCGGACTGCTGTTTGAACCTTTTGCCCTGCCAGACTGCAATGGCGTCGGGTGTAAGCTGATCGGCACGCCCTGGACCGACGATAACTTGGTGCAGATCGAGGGCGCTCCTTACTCGTCGCTTAGGCAAGATCAGCTCGACGCCGGTACGCCGGAGGCCTTGGTCAACGTGCTGTATCTGGCGGCATTGGCGGATGTGCGATTGTTGATCTTTGCCCCCGACGCTAGCGTTTTGGATGGGCTAGCCATTTATGACGAAATAGCAACGCGTTCAACTTAA